ACGCTGAGCGCCATGAACACGGATTCGGAACTGGCGGTGATCAATGCCGCGGGCGCCTCGCGCTGGACGATCGCGCGACCGATCCTTTTGCTCGCGCTGGCGGCCAGCGTCTTTTCCTTCGCCGTCGACAATGGCGTCGATCCCTATGCCAGGCAGAAGAACCGGCAGCTGGTGGCGGCCTCGCGCGCCGACCTGCTGTCGCTGATCATCCAGGAAGGCACGTTCCGCAAGATCGACGAAGGCCTGTTCCTGCAGATCGGCGAGCGGCTGCCCGACAACAAGCTCGGCGGCATCTTCGTCGCCGATTCGCGCGAAGAAGGCGCCAACCTCACCTATTACGCCAAGACCGGCAGCATCGTCGAAAAGGGCGACGAGAAGGTGCTGATGATGAATGACGGCGTCATCAACCGCAAATCGGTGACCGGCGACCTCTCCGTCATCCGCTTCACCTCCTACGCCTTCGACCTGTCCGCCTTCATGTCGGCCGCGAACGAGATCACGCTGCTGCCCAAGGACCGGACGACGCCATACCTGCTCAACCCGGATCCCAACGACAGGATGTATCAGCGCCAGCCCGGCAGCTACACGGCGGAGGTCAACCAGCGTTTCTCCGAATGGTCCTATTCGCTGGTGTTCGCGCTGATCGCGCTGGCCGTCGCCGGCGACGCGCGCTCGCATCGCGAGGCGCGCATCCATCCGCTGATCACGGCGATCGCCATCGCCCTTTTCGTGCGCTGGCTCGGTTTCTTCGCCGCGGGCAAGGCCGACAAGGTCTGGTACTACGCCTATCTGGTCTATGGCGTGCCGATCGCGGCGTCGGCGATCTCCGTCTGGTTCATCGTCTCCTCGCGCAGCATGGAACTGCCCACCGCCTGGGCCGACTGGATGACAAATCTCGCCGGACGGGTCAGCGAGGGCTGGACCGCGCTCAAGCTGTGGCTCGCCCGCCGCGGCACCTCCGGCCAGGGGGCCTGACGATGGGCTGGACACTGGGCCGCTATTTCTTCTTTCGCTATGTGACGATTACCATCTGGTTCTTTCTCGGCCTGCTGGCGCTGGTGTTCCTGATCGACTTCACCGAGCTCTCGGGCCGCACGACCGGGCTGCCGGGCTTCACCTACGGCACCGCCTTCGCCATTTCGGCGCTGAGGATGCCGATGATCATGCTGCAGACGGTGCCGTTCGTCGGGTTGTTCTCGGCGATGGCGACGCTGGTGTCGCTCAACCGCCGCTACGAGCTGGTCATCGCACGCTCGGCAGGCGTTTCGGCCTGGCAGTTCCTGTTCCCGTGCTGCGTCGGCGCGCTGATGTTCGGCGTGATTTCCGTCGGCGTGCTCAATCCGATCGCCGCGCATGGGTTCTCCTGGTCCGAGCAGATGGAAAACCAGCTCAGGGCCGGCAAGTCGAACGCCGTCCCGGAGGATACGACGCCGTGGCTGAGGCAAAAGACCAGCTCCGGCGACACCATCATCGGTGCCCGCGCCATCCTCAACCAGGGGCTGGAGATGGCTGACGCGGTGTTCTTCGTCCTCGACCAGAAGGGCAACATCGTCGAGCGCAAGGATGCCGCGCACGCCTTCCTGCGCGACGGCTATTGGGAACTGCAGGACGTCAAGGTGTTCAAGGACGGCAACATCCGTCCCGAGGCTTCCGACCGCGTGCCCACCAACCTCAAGCCGGAATTCGTGCAGGAGCGCCTGGCGCGCCCGGAAACCATCCCGTTCTACGAGCTGCCGGCCAAGATCGAGGTTGCCCGCTCCTTCGGGCTCAAGGCAAATGCCTTCGCCATGCAGTTTGATTCGCTGGTGGCGCTGCCGTTCCTCCTCGTCGCCATGACGCTGATTGCGGCAACAGTTTCAATGCGATTTGCGCGAATGGGGCAGTCGGCGACGATGATTCTGGGTGGCGTCCTGGCCGGCTTTCTGCTTTATGTCGTTTCGGTACTGGTCAAGGCATTCGGGGTCGCCGGATTCGTGCCTACAATGGTGGCTGCATGGGTTCCGGTTGTCGTGGCTATGTTCTTCGGGGTGACTTTTCTGCTATACAAGGAAGACGGCTAGTGAGGGAGGCTGGTTTGCGCAGCCATAGTAGGCAGGCCGGTTTGGCACGCCTTTATGGGGCGACCGCCTTGGCATGTCTGTTCGCTTGCGTGGTACCGTCGGTACCGGCGCTGGCGCAGACTATCACGGCAAAGCCTGTTCCCTCCGGCACGCAGATGCTGCTGGCCGCCGATACGCTCGTCTATGACAACGACAAGCACACGGTGACCGCCGTCGGCGGCGTGCAGATCGACTATGGCGGCAACAAGCTCGTCGCCCAGCGCGTGGTGTACAACCGCGATACCAAGCGCCTCGTCGCCAGCGGCGCCGTCGAGCTGATCAACAGCGACGGCACCAAGATCAATTCCGACCATATCGACATCACCGACGATTTCGCCGACGGCTTCGTCAACGCGCTGCGCGTCGAGACGGTCGAGAGGGCTTATTTCGCCGCCGAGAGCGGCGAGCGCATGGGCGGCGTGCTGACGACGTTCCACAACGGCATCTACACCGCCTGCGAACCCTGCGAGGACAGGCCCGATTCGGCGCCGACATGGCGCGTCAAGGCGAGAAAGATCATCTGGAACGGCGAGAAGAAGACGGTTCGCTTCGAGAACGCGAATTTCGAGTTCTTCGGCTATCCGCTCGCCTATCTGCCGGCCTTCGAGATCGCCGACCCGACGGTCAAGCGCAAGAGCGGCTTCCTGATCCCGGGCATCGTCTACAACAACCATCTCGGCGTCGGCGTCAAAGTCCCCTATTATTTCGCGCTCTCGCCGACCTACGACCTGACCACCACCGGGACCGGCTACACCAAGCAGGGCTTCCTCGGCGAGGCCGAATGGCGCCAGCGCTTCAACGATGGCCAATACAGCCTGAAGATCGCCGGCATCCAGCAGCAGGATCCCGACGCGTTCATCGCCACGGGCAATCGTCATACCGTCGATTCGGGAGATCTCAACGATCCCAACAAGTTCCGCGGCATGATGGGCACCAAGGGCCAGTTCGCCATCAACGAGCGCTGGAACTTCGGCTGGGACGTGCTCCTCCAGACCGACAAGAATTTTTCACGCACTTACAACATCGACGGCTACAACGATCTCGTCCACCAGTCGTCGATCTATCTGACGGGCCTGAGCGACCGCAATTATTTCGACGTCAGGGCCATGCGCTTCGAGGTGCAGGAAGACACGCTGTCCAGCGATCCGACGGCGCGCGCGGCCAAGCAGCCCTGGGTGCTGCCGTCGTTCGACTACGCCTATATCCCCGACATGGCGGTGGCCGGCGGCCAGTTGTCGGTCAACGTCAATGCGCGGGTCATCAGCCGCGACCGGCTGGATGCGGTGCTAGCCGATAACGCCGTTCCGACCTCCATCAACAACGTGCGCGGCCTCGAGGGCCAGTCCAGCCGGCTGACGGCGGAAGCCGAATGGAAGCGCACCTTCACCACCGATGGCGGCCTGCAGTTGACGCCGCTGCTCGCGCTGCGCGGCGACACCGGCTATGTGTCGGCCACGTCCGCGTCGCTGGCCGCGGTCAACCAGATGGCAGCGAATCTCGGCGAGGACGTCGACATGCGCTCCTCACTCGCACGTTACATGGCTACGCTCGGCCTGGAGATGCGTTGGCCGTTGCTGTTCTCGATGCCGAACTCCAGCCACATACTGGAGCCGACGGCGCAGGTCTTCGTGCGCCCGAACGAGCAATATGTCGGTGGCCTCGCCGTTCCAAACGAGGACGCGCAGAGCTTCGTCTTCGACGCCACGACGCTGTTCGAGCGCGACAAGTTCTCAGGTTACGACCGCATTGAGGGCGGCACGCGCGCCAATGTCGGCTTCCGCTATTCGGGCGCCTATGAAAATGGCTGGGGCACCAACGCCATCTTTGGCCAGTCCTACCAATTGGGCGGCGAGAACTCCTTCGACGCGCCGGACCTCGTCAATGCCGGCGCTTACTCGGGACTGCAGACCGCGAAATCCGACTATGTAGGCCTCATCGGCTTCAACAGCCCGAGCGGCTTCTCCGGCTCGCTCAGCGGCCGTTTCGACGAGCAGACCTTCGAGGTCAGGCGCGCGGAGATCAAGGCCGCCTATTCGGGCCTGCCGGTTTCGCTCAGCGCCAAATATGCCTTCATCCAGGCGCAGCCGCTCTACGGCTTCACCACGGACCGGCACGAGGTCACGCTCGGCGCCTCGACTCACCTTGCCGAGAACTGGCGCGTCTTCGGGACTGGCACTTACGATCTAGAGACAAGCGTCCTGGTCAAGGACGGCGTCGGCTTCGCTTACAATGATTCCTGCTTCACCTATGTGATGACGTTCTCTGAGAGCCGCGATACGGTCACCAAGGAAGTGTCGCAGAATATCGGCTTCAACCTGTCGTTCCGCACGCTCGGCGATTTCGGCACGTCGACCAGCGCCGTCGACACGATCCAGTAAGCGAAGGCAGGCGAGCATCGCGGCAGAGCGTCGATTTGGCGCGCGTAACGGCTGCAGAGCTTGATTTGGAGCGCATAGCTTCGAAAATGGGACCGATTCTCGGGGACATGCGCCGGCGACATCGTTTCGCCGCATAGGACGGGCAAGGGGTCGACCACGTAGCGCAAGCGTTCGGAGGACGTGCGGCGCCATCGTGGCGGGCAAGAATTGGGAAGGTGAGATGAGGAAATACCTGTTTTCGGCAGGGTTCGCGCTGCTGGTTGCGGCGACCTCGGTTTCGATCACGGCGATGACGCCGCCGGCGTTCGCCAGCCAGATCAAATACATCGTCAACAACATACCGATCACCACCGGCGACATCGCGCACCGCGCCGCATTCTTCAAACTGCAACGCAAGAAAGGCGATGCGGCGAAGGAAATGATCGACCAGACGCTGCGCCTTGCCGAGGCCAAGCGGCTCGGCATCCGCATAACCGACCAGCAGGTCGATGCCGCCTATCAGCGCTTTGCCTCCAACAACAAGATGCCGCTGGCGAAGCTCGACGCGATCATGTCGCAATCGGGCGTCACCAAGG
The window above is part of the Mesorhizobium sp. WSM4904 genome. Proteins encoded here:
- a CDS encoding LPS-assembly protein LptD — translated: MREAGLRSHSRQAGLARLYGATALACLFACVVPSVPALAQTITAKPVPSGTQMLLAADTLVYDNDKHTVTAVGGVQIDYGGNKLVAQRVVYNRDTKRLVASGAVELINSDGTKINSDHIDITDDFADGFVNALRVETVERAYFAAESGERMGGVLTTFHNGIYTACEPCEDRPDSAPTWRVKARKIIWNGEKKTVRFENANFEFFGYPLAYLPAFEIADPTVKRKSGFLIPGIVYNNHLGVGVKVPYYFALSPTYDLTTTGTGYTKQGFLGEAEWRQRFNDGQYSLKIAGIQQQDPDAFIATGNRHTVDSGDLNDPNKFRGMMGTKGQFAINERWNFGWDVLLQTDKNFSRTYNIDGYNDLVHQSSIYLTGLSDRNYFDVRAMRFEVQEDTLSSDPTARAAKQPWVLPSFDYAYIPDMAVAGGQLSVNVNARVISRDRLDAVLADNAVPTSINNVRGLEGQSSRLTAEAEWKRTFTTDGGLQLTPLLALRGDTGYVSATSASLAAVNQMAANLGEDVDMRSSLARYMATLGLEMRWPLLFSMPNSSHILEPTAQVFVRPNEQYVGGLAVPNEDAQSFVFDATTLFERDKFSGYDRIEGGTRANVGFRYSGAYENGWGTNAIFGQSYQLGGENSFDAPDLVNAGAYSGLQTAKSDYVGLIGFNSPSGFSGSLSGRFDEQTFEVRRAEIKAAYSGLPVSLSAKYAFIQAQPLYGFTTDRHEVTLGASTHLAENWRVFGTGTYDLETSVLVKDGVGFAYNDSCFTYVMTFSESRDTVTKEVSQNIGFNLSFRTLGDFGTSTSAVDTIQ
- the lptF gene encoding LPS export ABC transporter permease LptF, which codes for MKVVERYIMRRTAAMFLAALVWTLAIVWTTQVLAKIDLVTDSGQSALTFFEVAALIIPSIVPIVVPFALVVAVAQTLSAMNTDSELAVINAAGASRWTIARPILLLALAASVFSFAVDNGVDPYARQKNRQLVAASRADLLSLIIQEGTFRKIDEGLFLQIGERLPDNKLGGIFVADSREEGANLTYYAKTGSIVEKGDEKVLMMNDGVINRKSVTGDLSVIRFTSYAFDLSAFMSAANEITLLPKDRTTPYLLNPDPNDRMYQRQPGSYTAEVNQRFSEWSYSLVFALIALAVAGDARSHREARIHPLITAIAIALFVRWLGFFAAGKADKVWYYAYLVYGVPIAASAISVWFIVSSRSMELPTAWADWMTNLAGRVSEGWTALKLWLARRGTSGQGA
- the lptG gene encoding LPS export ABC transporter permease LptG, with amino-acid sequence MGWTLGRYFFFRYVTITIWFFLGLLALVFLIDFTELSGRTTGLPGFTYGTAFAISALRMPMIMLQTVPFVGLFSAMATLVSLNRRYELVIARSAGVSAWQFLFPCCVGALMFGVISVGVLNPIAAHGFSWSEQMENQLRAGKSNAVPEDTTPWLRQKTSSGDTIIGARAILNQGLEMADAVFFVLDQKGNIVERKDAAHAFLRDGYWELQDVKVFKDGNIRPEASDRVPTNLKPEFVQERLARPETIPFYELPAKIEVARSFGLKANAFAMQFDSLVALPFLLVAMTLIAATVSMRFARMGQSATMILGGVLAGFLLYVVSVLVKAFGVAGFVPTMVAAWVPVVVAMFFGVTFLLYKEDG